The following proteins are encoded in a genomic region of Bubalus kerabau isolate K-KA32 ecotype Philippines breed swamp buffalo chromosome 13, PCC_UOA_SB_1v2, whole genome shotgun sequence:
- the GTSF1L gene encoding LOW QUALITY PROTEIN: gametocyte-specific factor 1-like (The sequence of the model RefSeq protein was modified relative to this genomic sequence to represent the inferred CDS: inserted 2 bases in 1 codon; substituted 1 base at 1 genomic stop codon): MELEALETCPYNPHYRIPLSRFQYHLASCRRKNPKNAKKMASCKYNACHVVPIKKLEEHEAACVNRSTVEEEDSLSPLKVSLPNAGQKGNGNASPVSPCLPNPDVWNIDSTNCHPMFVLKSFIPQKLVCESDTRESXRQTTTPHPXLPPQKIIRPGE; this comes from the exons ATGGAGCTAGAAGCCTTAGAAACTTGCCCTTACAACCCTCACTACCGAATCCCACTCAGCAGATTTCAGTACCACCTGGCATCATGCCGGAGAAAGAACCCCAAGAATGCCAAAAAGATGGCCAGCTGTAAATACAATGCCTGCCACGTGGTCCCCATCAAGAAGCTGGAGGAGCACGAGGCTGCCTGTGTCAACAGAAGCACCGTGGAGGAAGAGGACAGCCTGAGTCCCCTGAAGGTCAGCCTCCCAAATGCAGGGCAGAAGGGCAACGGAAATGCCTCCCCGGTGTCCCCCTGTCTCCCCAACCCTGACGTCTGGAATATTGATAGCACAAATTGCCACCCCATGTTTGTCCTTAAGTCTTTCATTCCCCAGAAGCTTGTTTGTGAAAGTGACACCAGAGAGTC GAGACAGACGACCACACCCCATCCCTGACTGCCCCCGCAGAAGATCATCAGACCGGGAGAGTGA